Proteins co-encoded in one Oreochromis aureus strain Israel breed Guangdong linkage group 3, ZZ_aureus, whole genome shotgun sequence genomic window:
- the LOC116320089 gene encoding uncharacterized protein LOC116320089 yields the protein MEPHPNRKEYFIKYKHLNIDDLKKEAADLQNDYLKNTKTSEYPKPEFYVSHLKHDTGPKALREIKDEGLKDPSNNDSLSLVWWSLAVRPEEIQSAERRLLEETFPNRTKEQAQRQQSFLLKFASSPAFSEKSRYGSYRFTFTVNEVLEAYRQQICNDMQPVMRVFKTSLYKKEVMYVVLVHSPNDNNNKIYNFEQYPILPDEPNPICAYKDGCFIWRPQAMCGEKRYMYKKDEVNNLAEVEGPFGPPYCVWDHVVLALHVKSGQKLKFNSDDLRKNLSFCERDAVIVKSEDCFINYEEAQELVTSLWPLKKEGEEKDSPMQSMAGLTLLERKRPQDD from the exons ATGGAGCCTCATCCAAATAGAAAAgaatattttataaaatataaacatttaaatatcgATGATTTAAAAAAGGAGGCTGCTGACTTGCAGAATGATtaccttaaaaacacaaaaacctctGAATATCCCAAACCAGAATTTTATGTGTCTCATCTAAAACACGACACAGGCCCAAAAGCTTTACGTGAGATAAAGGATGAAGGCCTCAAGGATCCATCCAATAATGACAGTCTGTCCCTGGTGTGGTGGAGTCTGGCTGTGCGACCAGAAGAGATCCAATCAGCTGAGAGGAGGCTCCTGGAGGAGACCTTCCCAAACCGGACCAAGGAGCAGGCCCAGAGGCAGCAAAGCTTCCTGTTGAAGTTTGCCTCCTCTCCAGCCTTCAGTGAGAAGTCCAGATATGGATCGTACCGCTTCACCTTCACAGTGAATGAGGTGCTGGAGGCCTACAGACAGCAG ATTTGCAACGACATGCAGCCCGTCATGCGGGTCTTCAAGACCTCCTTGTACAAAAAGGAAGTGATGTATGTGGTGCTGGTCCACAGCCCAAATGATAACAACAATAAGATCTATAACTTCGAACAGTATCCCATCCTGCCTGATGAGCCGAACCCCATCTGTGCTTACAAAGATGGATGCTTCATCTGGAGACCACAGGccatgtgtggggaaaaaag gtatatgtataaaaaagaCGAGGTCAACAACCTGGCAGAGGTTGAAGGGCCGTTTGGACCACCTTACTGTGTCTGGGATCACGTCGTCCTTGCCCTGCATGTAAAGAGCGGACAG AAACTGAAGTTTAACTCTGATGATCTGAGAAAGAACCTCTCATTCTGTGAGCGTGATGCTGTGATAGTCAAATCTGAAGATTGCTTTATTAATTACGAGGAAGCTCAAGAGCTGGTTACTTCTCTGTGGCCACTGAAGAAGGAGGGGGAGGAGAAGGATTCACCCATGCAGAGTATGGCAG GTCTCACTCTCTTGGAAAGAAAAAGACCACAAGACGATTAA